TAAGAGCTTTTTCTATTTATGATATAACAAGAGTTGAGAAACCAGGCAATTTTAGGCGATTGCTGGATATGAATATTTAAATTGTTTTCCTAAGGCTGAAAGAGAAGGCCTCTCAAGCCAAACGCGGGGCTGCAAGGGAACACAAGGGTATATTTCCTCATTTCCCCTTCAGTAGATAAAAGAGTTGCAGTCAAGGCGCTATGGCGATGCTCAAAATTGAGCGATGAATGGAGCGATGATTGGGGAGTGACGATGTCGATTGAGATTCAGAAGAAAATTTCCATCCGCGGTGTGAATCAGTTGCAGTTGTTTGGTTTTAATGACATCAATTTAAGACGGATTGAAAAAAATTTTGGCACGAAACTCATCGCCCGCGGTGATGAGATCACATTGGTTGGCGCTGAAAGTGAGATTCAGATCGTTGAACAGTTGCTCTTAGAGATGATTAAGATTCTGGAACGGAACCAACAAATCACAGAAAACGATCTGACCACGTTGATCGAGGTGCTCAAATCGGGCGAAACAATCCAAGAAAAACCAACAGACCTGTCCTCTGTGGTTCTTTATACAAAGGATGGTTATGTGAAGCCCAAAACAGAAGGGCAAAAACGGTATTGCCAGGCAGCGATGAAGAACGATATCGTGTTCGTGATTGGTCCTGCTGGGACAGGGAAAACCTATTTGGCAGTTGCAATAGCTTTGGCACATTTGCGAGATAAACTGGTCGACAAGTTGGTCCTGGCGCGGCCAGCAGTGGAGGCTGGCGAAAGCCTGGGCTTTTTGCCTGGTGATCTCTTGGAGAAGGTAGATCCCTATTTGAAGCCGCTTTATGACGCGCTATTCGATATGGTTATTCCTGCCAAGCTGAAGAAATATATGGAAAATGGCACCATCGAGATCGTTCCGTTAGCCTATATGCGCGGCAGAACGTTGAATCATGCCTTTGTCATTTTGGACGAAGCCCAAAATACCTATCCGAATCAGATGAAAATGTTTTTGACGCGGCTGGGAATCAATTCCAAGGCAATTATCACCGGGGATATAACTCAAATTGATTTGCCAAATAAAAAGCAATCGGGCCTAGTGCAGATTCAAAAAATATTGCAGGGTATTGAGGGAATTGATTACGTTTATCTGTCGGAGCGAGATGTTGTGCGACATCGTTTAGTCCGCGAGATCATCAAAGCTTATGATCGATTTGATAGTAACCAGCTTGAGACGGATGAATCAAATAGCGGAGGCGGGCGTGTTTAAGACTTGGGATCAATTGGCTTGGTGGGTTAAGCTGCGATTGGGGGGCTCAAAGGGCAATAATGGCCAGCCAAAATTTTTTGAGAAATATTTCAAGACCATCGTGGTAGCTTCCATTGTTGTCTTTGCAATTTCTATCATGCTACCGCATGGTAAATCGTACAAATACGGTGATCTGAAAGATAAAGAGGTGTATCTCGGGGAGGAGATCATCGCCCCTTTTACTTTTGCCATTTACAAGACCGAAGAGGAATTGAAGCGTGACCGTCAACGAGCTGAGGAACAGGTTCTGCCAGTGTTTAATCGAAACGACACGCTTAGCAACAAAAACCAGCAGCGATTGGCAGTGTTTTTCGATTCGCTTAGGGCGATACGGCAAAAAAACATAAACGGCGCTACCGTGATCACTCGGGTTGCCCAACTTCTGTCTCACTTTTCGATCAGCTTTCCCGATGAAAATTTAGTCCAATTTTTGCGGATTTCAAGTCAGACCAAACTGAACGAATTTCAAGAGCAATTGTTACGCCTTGCTCGCGATATGTATGCGGTCGGTATTCTAAATGTCAACAAAGAGGTAATTAAGCATGGAGAAGGTAAGATTTCTGTGGTAACTGTGAATGAGGAGATCGTCGATGAATATCGATCGTTTTATAATTTTTCAGAAATTGAAGCGGTGCTGCTGGAGAAATTGAGAGCGGCTTTTCCGAATGATGATCTCAGGGTACGAATCGGATACCAGATTTTAAAGCCATTTATTAGAGCAAATCTAATTTACGATGAAGTCGAGACCCATCGCCGGATCGTTGAGGCTCG
The sequence above is drawn from the candidate division KSB1 bacterium genome and encodes:
- a CDS encoding PhoH family protein, yielding MSIEIQKKISIRGVNQLQLFGFNDINLRRIEKNFGTKLIARGDEITLVGAESEIQIVEQLLLEMIKILERNQQITENDLTTLIEVLKSGETIQEKPTDLSSVVLYTKDGYVKPKTEGQKRYCQAAMKNDIVFVIGPAGTGKTYLAVAIALAHLRDKLVDKLVLARPAVEAGESLGFLPGDLLEKVDPYLKPLYDALFDMVIPAKLKKYMENGTIEIVPLAYMRGRTLNHAFVILDEAQNTYPNQMKMFLTRLGINSKAIITGDITQIDLPNKKQSGLVQIQKILQGIEGIDYVYLSERDVVRHRLVREIIKAYDRFDSNQLETDESNSGGGRV